One genomic window of Ziziphus jujuba cultivar Dongzao chromosome 4, ASM3175591v1 includes the following:
- the LOC107416152 gene encoding uncharacterized protein LOC107416152 gives MATKLASPFMIPNRPFMQPALPCLKRRGGGLSVAASKGTNGRDYEGKLVDENMIELRIRIQEMKMLEMGDEQPPSDWMEWEKDYFEHYKEDVYEGIGLLQNWLMNVRPSLALGFVALVSLSLPISSGLVFFWVLELSKLMLSGFHLGSYLY, from the coding sequence ATGGCAACTAAACTTGCATCCCCTTTCATGATCCCAAACCGACCATTTATGCAGCCTGCCCTGCCTTGCCTGAAAAGGCGGGGCGGTGGTTTAAGTGTGGCTGCAAGTAAGGGAACAAATGGAAGAGATTATGAGGGGAAGCTTGTGGATGAAAACATGATAGAGCTTCGAATACGTATACAGGAGATGAAGATGCTCGAGATGGGTGATGAGCAACCACCTTCGGATTGGATGGAGTGGGAAAAAGACTACTTTGAGCATTACAAAGAGGATGTTTATGAAGGAATAGGTTTGTTGCAAAACTGGCTGATGAATGTTAGGCCATCTTTGGCCCTAGGGTTTGTAGCACTTGTGAGTTTGAGTTTGCCTATTTCTTCTGGATTGGTCTTTTTTTGGGTGTTGGAGTTGAGTAAATTAATGTTGTCTGGATTTCATTTAGGCTCAtacttgtattaa
- the LOC107416161 gene encoding uncharacterized protein LOC107416161 yields METITCLCSPLPGSFPSPPLLPRKSQGLKNFGASIGQRKIRPLSNAAKAFAGGRQVDESMIVLRRRIHEMKVIERNYEPPAEWMGWEKQCYGHYDEYVCKFVGVLQSFLLNSRPSLALCMLLRVTMSVPASAVMIVLCLIEMGNGAII; encoded by the coding sequence ATGGAAACAATTACTTGTCTTTGTTCTCCACTGCCAGGCTCTTTTCCTTCTCCACCATTGTTGCCAAGAAAATCACAAGGCCTGAAGAATTTTGGAGCATCAATTGGGCAAAGAAAGATCAGACCACTAAGTAATGCTGCGAAGGCATTTGCTGGAGGAAGACAAGTGGACGAGAGCATGATAGTACTGAGGAGACGCATACATGAGATGAAAGTGATAGAAAGGAACTACGAGCCTCCTGCAGAATGGATGGGTTGGGAGAAGCAGTGCTATGGTCATTATGATGAATATGTTTGTAAGTTTGTAGGGGTATTACAGTCATTTCTTCTGAATTCCAGGCCCAGTTTGGCTCTTTGTATGCTACTCCGAGTCACCATGAGTGTTCCTGCGTCAGCGGTCATGATTGTTCTATGTTTGATTGAGATGGGTAATGGGGCCATCATCTAG
- the LOC107405131 gene encoding uncharacterized protein LOC107405131, whose translation MAAHGLPDKFVVWQPMDHCSRFMHAEYYNRTFNVALDANERFQILQEQDEGVIFLLNNSSELLGNLLTVSCIWHRSFSGFFYDIVAKSQGNSLRLQSFTECTKRRSNSILVTTGFLLVPQNFRNSSNELKLELCIWSKDSFPTNF comes from the exons ATGGCTGCTCATGGGCTACCTGACAAGTTTGTTGTGTGGCAACCCATGGACCACTGTAGCCGGTTTATGCATGCTGAATAT TACAACCGCACTTTTAATGTGGCATTAGATGCTAATGAGAGATTTCAGATTCTTCAAGAACAGGATGAGGGTGTCATTTTCTTACTTAACAATAGCTCTGAACTTCTTGGGAATTTATTGACGGTTAGTTGTATATGGCACCGCTCATTCAGTGGGTTCTTCTATGATATTGTTGCAAAAAGCCAGGGAAACTCTCTTCGATTACAATCTTTCACAGAATGTACTAAGAGACGTTCAAATAGCATCCTGGTTACAACAGGGTTCCTTCTTGTACCTCAAAATTTTCGCAATTCTAGCAATGAGCTAAAGTTGGAACTCTGCATATGGAGTAAAGATTCATTTCCTACAAACTTCTAA